The Apium graveolens cultivar Ventura chromosome 6, ASM990537v1, whole genome shotgun sequence genome contains a region encoding:
- the LOC141663671 gene encoding uncharacterized protein LOC141663671 has product MISAIKCCISCILPCGALDVIRIVHTNGYVEELSGIVFADEIMKLHPKHVLKKPSSSSPYEGSNDVYPRVMIIPREAQLQRGKIYFLMPVASTSSDKSNRRRSSTKKTRREAERENVNDHYLAEILSERISTQRDRKRGRAGVWRPHLESISETPILYDS; this is encoded by the coding sequence ATGATTAGCGCCATTAAATGTTGCATCTCCTGCATCCTTCCATGCGGCGCCCTTGATGTGATTCGCATAGTTCACACAAACGGCTATGTTGAAGAATTAAGTGGAATAGTTTTCGCAGATGAGATCATGAAACTGCATCCCAAACATGTCCTAAAGAAACCATCTTCTTCATCTCCATATGAAGGAAGTAATGATGTTTATCCTCGAGTAATGATAATTCCTCGTGAGGCACAGCTTCAACGCGGAAAGATATATTTTCTGATGCCTGTTGCTTCGACGTCATCAGACAAGAGTAATCGTCGAAGATCATCAACAAAGAAGACGAGAAGAGAAGCGGAAAGAGAGAATGTAAATGATCATTATCTAGCTGAGATATTATCTGAGAGAATATCAACACAAAGAGATCGGAAAAGAGGACGAGCTGGAGTGTGGAGACCTCATTTAGAGAGCATTTCTGAGACACCGATACTGTATGATTCTTGA
- the LOC141667740 gene encoding peroxisome biogenesis protein 7 — protein MPVFKTPFNGYSVKFSPFFEHRLAVATAQNFGILGNGRLHILDLNPSQPISQFASFDTSDGVYDVAWSESHDSLVLAAVADGSIKLYDLSLPPTANPIRSLHEHTRETHSIDYNPTRPDSFLSSSWDDTIKLWTIDRPISVRTFKEHAYCVYSSSWNPRHADVFASASGDCTVRVWDVREPGSTMIIPGHEFEILSVDWNKYDDCVLATGSVDKSIKVWDVRNYRVPLSVLNGHGYAVRKVKFSPHRGSLIVSCSYDMTVCMWDYMVEDALVGRYDHHTEFAVGVDMSVLVEGLMASTGWDELVYVWQHGQDPRAA, from the coding sequence ATGCCGGTCTTCAAAACCCCATTTAACGGCTATTCCGtcaaattcagtccatttttcGAGCACCGTCTCGCCGTCGCCACCGCCCAAAACTTCGGCATCCTCGGCAACGGCCGTCTCCACATCCTCGACCTCAATCCCTCTCAGCCCATCTCTCAGTTCGCCTCTTTCGACACTTCCGACGGCGTTTACGACGTCGCTTGGTCGGAATCTCACGACTCTCTCGTCCTCGCCGCCGTCGCCGACGGCTCTATTAAGCTCTACGACCTTTCTTTACCTCCTACTGCAAACCCAATTCGTTCTCTTCATGAACATACCCGTGAAACTCATTCTATTGATTATAACCCGACCCGACCCGACTCTTTTTTGTCGTCTTCTTGGGATGATACGATTAAGTTGTGGACTATTGATAGGCCTATTAGTGTCAGGACGTTTAAGGAGCATGCGTATTGTGTGTATTCGAGTAGTTGGAATCCCCGGCACGCGGACGTGTTTGCGTCCGCCTCTGGGGATTGTACGGTTCGGGTTTGGGATGTGAGGGAACCCGGGTCGACTATGATTATTCCGGGTCATGAGTTTGAGATTTTGTCGGTTGATTGGAATAAGTATGATGATTGTGTTTTGGCTACGGGGTCGGTGGATAAGAGTATTAAGGTTTGGGATGTGAGGAATTATAGGGTTCCCTTGTCGGTTTTGAATGGGCATGGTTATGCGGTTAGGAAGGTCAAGTTTTCACCTCATAGAGGGAGTTTGATTGTGTCGTGTTCGTATGATATGACTGTTTGTATGTGGGATTATATGGTGGAGGATGCACTTGTGGGGAGGTATGATCATCATACGGAGTTTGCGGTTGGTGTTGATATGAGTGTGCTTGTTGAAGGGCTTATGGCCAGTACCGGCTGGGATGAGCTTGTTTATGTTTGGCAGCATGGGCAGGACCCTAGAGCGGCATGA
- the LOC141667601 gene encoding protein MALE DISCOVERER 2-like isoform X2 produces the protein MVLQAMGSRCNLYGIQLYCSFVLILVLEIHGHCLPNSEGLALLGFRAGVKSDPQGVFSNWDPDGCNPCMWSGVQCVNNVVQMLDLNGFSLEGVLAPDLGKLTNLKFLILSQNHFSGTIPKEFGGLAVLEVLDLRNNSLNGTIPAELQGIPSLKHLLLYNNNFEEITFLQHGRVGLFSKSQYGKHVPKAGVEIGCVNRKMGHCISHGGFESLKKSKSFLPTKSTLIYYLNMLPMFKFVEGSSCNNADNGCDNPSSSPEPQMLNQYDLVRRRLAEQSSNLAAAPARGASHSKQIIALPSTRSSGSFPAVPKERKKPLPPTEPPTNELSINKPNRVGGSRETGNKTSGHSGNMWKYIIGILSTVLVIVVALALFFIFRTRPGPETSDPWKTGLSAQLQKAFVTGVPKLNRAELVTACEDFSNIIVTHNFFTVYKGTLSSGVEVAVVSTTISSLIDWSDHSEQAYRKKIDRLSRVNHKNFVNLIGHCEEDEPFTRMMVLEYAVNGSLSEHLHIKELEHLDWNARIRIIMGTAYCLQYMHELNPPLPHSDLNANSILLTEDYAAKIVEVELWKEISYKSGVSVDNKSAPSKLLPLADTEANVYSFGVLLLEIISGKFPYSEEQGPLENWAAAYLKDKRSYLVDPTLNTFKNDELDIICEVIQDCVQQDARKRPTMKEIISKLSQVINVSPDAAVPRQSPLWWAELEILSAEAT, from the exons ATGGTTTTGCAAGCAATGGGGAGTAGATGCAACTTATATGGAATCCAGTTATATTGTTCCTTTGTGTTGATTCTTGTGTTGGAAATTCATGGTCATTGCTTGCCGAATTCTGAAG GATTAGCGTTATTGGGGTTTCGTGCTGGTGTGAAGTCAGATCCACAAGGTGTTTTTTCAAATTGGGATCCTGATGGTTGCAACCCATGCATGTGGTCAGGTGTTCAATGTGTCAACAATGTAGTGCAAATGCT TGATCTAAACGGATTTTCTTTGGAAGGAGTGCTGGCACCTGACCTCGGGAAACTTACTAACTTGAAATTTCT CATACTCTCTCAGAACCACTTTTCTGGTACCATCCCTAAAGAGTTTGGTGGGCTTGCAGTGCTGGAGGTATTAGATTTGAGAAACAATAGTTTGAACGGAACCATTCCAGCGGAATTACAAGGAATTCCTTCACTTAAGCATTT GTTGCTTTACAATAATAACTTTGAGGAAATCACTTTTTTGCAACATGGAAGAGTTGGTTTGTTCTCTAAATCTCAGTATGGAAAACATGTCCCTAAAGCTGGTGTTGAAATTGGATGTGTAAATAGAAAGATGGGACACTG CATTTCTCATGGTGGTTTTGAGTCACTAAAGAAATCCAAATCCTTTTTACCAACCAAATCGACGCTGATATATTACCTCAATATGTTACCAAT GTTCAAGTTTGTAGAAGGCTCCTCTTGCAACAATGCAGATAATGGCTGTGATAATCCATCTA GTTCTCCAGAGCCACAGATGCTGAATCAGTATGATCTTGTACGTCGTAGACTAGCTGAGCAGTCCAGCAACCTTGCTGCTGCTCCAGCTAGAGGGGCTTCTCATTCTAAACAAATTATTGCTCTTCCTAGTACCAGAAGTAGCGGATCATTCCCTGCTGTGCCAAAGGAAAGAAAAAAACCTCTTCCTCCTACTGAGCCTCCAACGAATGAGCTTTCTATAAACAAACCAAATCGTGTCGGCGGATCTAGGGAAACAGGCAACAAAACAAGTGGACATTCTGGAAATATGTGGAAGTATATTATTGGAATTTTAAGTACTGTTTTGGTTATAGTTGTTGCTTTAGCTTTATTCTTCATTTTCCGTACCCGCCCAGGCCCAGAAACAAGTGATCCATGGAAAACAGGACTCAGTGCACAGCTGCAGAAAGCATTTGTAACAG GTGTCCCCAAGCTAAATCGGGCAGAGCTGGTAACTGCCTGTGAAGATTTCAGCAACATAATTGTAACTCATAATTTCTTCACTGTGTACAAGGGAACACTATCTAGTGGAGTAGAGGTAGCTGTTGTCTCAACCACAATAAGTTCTCTCATAGATTGGTCAGACCATTCAGAACAAGCCTACCGGAAGAAG ATTGATCGTCTCTCTCGTGTGAACCACAAGAACTTTGTTAATCTTATTGGGCACTGTGAGGAGGATGAACCATTTACTAGGATGATGGTTTTAGAATACGCTGTTAATGGGTCCCTTTCCGAGCATCTGCACA TCAAGGAACTTGAACATCTTGATTGGAATGCTAGGATAAGAATAATTATGGGAACAGCTTACTGTCTACAGTACATGCATGAACTGAATCCCCCATTGCCACATTCAGATTTAAATGCAAACTCTATACTTCTTACAGAAGATTACGCTGCAAAA ATTGTCGAGGTTGAACTCTGGAAAGAAATATCGTACAAGTCAGGGGTCTCTGTGGACAATAAATCGGCGCCTTCTAAATTGCTGCCACTTGCTGATACTGAAGCAAATGTTTACAGTTTTGGAGTCTTGTTGCTTGAGATCATTTCAGGGAAGTTCCCATATTCAGAAGAACAAGGGCCCCTTGAAAACTGG GCTGCTGCATACCTGAAGGACAAGCGAAGTTATTTGGTTGATCCAACCTTGAATACCTTCAAGAACGATGAGTTAGACATAATCTGTGAGGTAATTCAGGACTGTGTTCAACAGGATGCAAGGAAGAGACCTACAATGAAGGAAATAATTTCCAAGCTGAGCCAAGTAATTAATGTATCACCTGATGCTGCTGTTCCGAGACAGTCTCCCTTATGGTGGGCTGAGCTTGAGATATTGTCAGCGGAGGCAACTTAA
- the LOC141667601 gene encoding protein MALE DISCOVERER 2-like isoform X1 has product MVLQAMGSRCNLYGIQLYCSFVLILVLEIHGHCLPNSEGLALLGFRAGVKSDPQGVFSNWDPDGCNPCMWSGVQCVNNVVQMLDLNGFSLEGVLAPDLGKLTNLKFLILSQNHFSGTIPKEFGGLAVLEVLDLRNNSLNGTIPAELQGIPSLKHLLLYNNNFEEITFLQHGRVGLFSKSQYGKHVPKAGVEIGCVNRKMGHCISHGGFESLKKSKSFLPTKSTLIYYLNMLPMFKFVEGSSCNNADNGCDNPSTGSPEPQMLNQYDLVRRRLAEQSSNLAAAPARGASHSKQIIALPSTRSSGSFPAVPKERKKPLPPTEPPTNELSINKPNRVGGSRETGNKTSGHSGNMWKYIIGILSTVLVIVVALALFFIFRTRPGPETSDPWKTGLSAQLQKAFVTGVPKLNRAELVTACEDFSNIIVTHNFFTVYKGTLSSGVEVAVVSTTISSLIDWSDHSEQAYRKKIDRLSRVNHKNFVNLIGHCEEDEPFTRMMVLEYAVNGSLSEHLHIKELEHLDWNARIRIIMGTAYCLQYMHELNPPLPHSDLNANSILLTEDYAAKIVEVELWKEISYKSGVSVDNKSAPSKLLPLADTEANVYSFGVLLLEIISGKFPYSEEQGPLENWAAAYLKDKRSYLVDPTLNTFKNDELDIICEVIQDCVQQDARKRPTMKEIISKLSQVINVSPDAAVPRQSPLWWAELEILSAEAT; this is encoded by the exons ATGGTTTTGCAAGCAATGGGGAGTAGATGCAACTTATATGGAATCCAGTTATATTGTTCCTTTGTGTTGATTCTTGTGTTGGAAATTCATGGTCATTGCTTGCCGAATTCTGAAG GATTAGCGTTATTGGGGTTTCGTGCTGGTGTGAAGTCAGATCCACAAGGTGTTTTTTCAAATTGGGATCCTGATGGTTGCAACCCATGCATGTGGTCAGGTGTTCAATGTGTCAACAATGTAGTGCAAATGCT TGATCTAAACGGATTTTCTTTGGAAGGAGTGCTGGCACCTGACCTCGGGAAACTTACTAACTTGAAATTTCT CATACTCTCTCAGAACCACTTTTCTGGTACCATCCCTAAAGAGTTTGGTGGGCTTGCAGTGCTGGAGGTATTAGATTTGAGAAACAATAGTTTGAACGGAACCATTCCAGCGGAATTACAAGGAATTCCTTCACTTAAGCATTT GTTGCTTTACAATAATAACTTTGAGGAAATCACTTTTTTGCAACATGGAAGAGTTGGTTTGTTCTCTAAATCTCAGTATGGAAAACATGTCCCTAAAGCTGGTGTTGAAATTGGATGTGTAAATAGAAAGATGGGACACTG CATTTCTCATGGTGGTTTTGAGTCACTAAAGAAATCCAAATCCTTTTTACCAACCAAATCGACGCTGATATATTACCTCAATATGTTACCAAT GTTCAAGTTTGTAGAAGGCTCCTCTTGCAACAATGCAGATAATGGCTGTGATAATCCATCTA CAGGTTCTCCAGAGCCACAGATGCTGAATCAGTATGATCTTGTACGTCGTAGACTAGCTGAGCAGTCCAGCAACCTTGCTGCTGCTCCAGCTAGAGGGGCTTCTCATTCTAAACAAATTATTGCTCTTCCTAGTACCAGAAGTAGCGGATCATTCCCTGCTGTGCCAAAGGAAAGAAAAAAACCTCTTCCTCCTACTGAGCCTCCAACGAATGAGCTTTCTATAAACAAACCAAATCGTGTCGGCGGATCTAGGGAAACAGGCAACAAAACAAGTGGACATTCTGGAAATATGTGGAAGTATATTATTGGAATTTTAAGTACTGTTTTGGTTATAGTTGTTGCTTTAGCTTTATTCTTCATTTTCCGTACCCGCCCAGGCCCAGAAACAAGTGATCCATGGAAAACAGGACTCAGTGCACAGCTGCAGAAAGCATTTGTAACAG GTGTCCCCAAGCTAAATCGGGCAGAGCTGGTAACTGCCTGTGAAGATTTCAGCAACATAATTGTAACTCATAATTTCTTCACTGTGTACAAGGGAACACTATCTAGTGGAGTAGAGGTAGCTGTTGTCTCAACCACAATAAGTTCTCTCATAGATTGGTCAGACCATTCAGAACAAGCCTACCGGAAGAAG ATTGATCGTCTCTCTCGTGTGAACCACAAGAACTTTGTTAATCTTATTGGGCACTGTGAGGAGGATGAACCATTTACTAGGATGATGGTTTTAGAATACGCTGTTAATGGGTCCCTTTCCGAGCATCTGCACA TCAAGGAACTTGAACATCTTGATTGGAATGCTAGGATAAGAATAATTATGGGAACAGCTTACTGTCTACAGTACATGCATGAACTGAATCCCCCATTGCCACATTCAGATTTAAATGCAAACTCTATACTTCTTACAGAAGATTACGCTGCAAAA ATTGTCGAGGTTGAACTCTGGAAAGAAATATCGTACAAGTCAGGGGTCTCTGTGGACAATAAATCGGCGCCTTCTAAATTGCTGCCACTTGCTGATACTGAAGCAAATGTTTACAGTTTTGGAGTCTTGTTGCTTGAGATCATTTCAGGGAAGTTCCCATATTCAGAAGAACAAGGGCCCCTTGAAAACTGG GCTGCTGCATACCTGAAGGACAAGCGAAGTTATTTGGTTGATCCAACCTTGAATACCTTCAAGAACGATGAGTTAGACATAATCTGTGAGGTAATTCAGGACTGTGTTCAACAGGATGCAAGGAAGAGACCTACAATGAAGGAAATAATTTCCAAGCTGAGCCAAGTAATTAATGTATCACCTGATGCTGCTGTTCCGAGACAGTCTCCCTTATGGTGGGCTGAGCTTGAGATATTGTCAGCGGAGGCAACTTAA